TCGAGAAGATCCAGGTAACGGGTAGCGAAGGTGAGCTGGGTATTTACCCGGGTCACGCCCCGCTGCTCACCGCCATTAAGCCTGGTATGATCCGCATCGTGAAGCAGCACGGACATGAAGAGTTTATCTACCTGTCCGGTGGTGTTCTGGAAGTGCAGCCGGGTAACGTAACCGTACTGGCTGACACCGCGATTCGCGGCCAGGATCTCGACGAAGCGCGAGCCCTGGAAGCGAAACGCAAAGCTGAAGAGCACATGCACAGCTCCCACGGTGATGTGGACTACGCTCAGGCTTCTGCTGAACTGGCTAAAGCGATCGCCAAACTGCGCGTTATCGAGTTGACCAAAAAAGCGATGTAACTACCTGCTTGAAAAGACAAATGCCAGTCCGGGAAACCTGACTGGCATTTTTTTATCCATTAGCTTTATTCCACTCTAAAAATAATCGTAAAACCAGTGAGATAGCTCCATTAATGAGTGGTGCAGGCTCAATTTTGGCCTTTAATCCCATGGATTCTGCCGCCGTTGCTGTTATAAAAGAGTCAGAAAACCTTGAGGCGGTTAAATTAGCAGCAGCGTATTTTTTGGTGCAAAATATGTAGAATTTTCAACGCTAAATCGCTTTACTTCACACACTAAACAGATTCAGGACACGTATGTCAAAGAGCGCAATGAGCGTGGTTATCCTTGCTGCCGGCAAAGGAACCCGCATGTATTCCGATCTCCCAAAGGTGCTGCATACCCTGGCAGGAAAGCCAATGGTTCAGCATGTCATTGATGTGGCAAATAAATTAGGTTCCCAGCGGGTCAATCTTGTTTATGGCCACGGCGGCGATCTGTTAAAGCAAACCCTGAGCGACGATTCCCTCAACTGGGTACTGCAGGCTGAACAGCTGGGTACCGGGCATGCCATGCAGATGGCCGCGCCGTTCTTTGCTGATGATGAAGACATCCTGATGCTGTACGGAGACGTACCGTTAATCTCCGTCGAGACGTTACAGCGCCTGCGCGAAGCTCAACCGCAGGGCGGCATCGGTCTGCTGACCGTTAAGCTTGACGATCCTACCGGATACGGACGCATTGCCCGTGAAAACGGCAAGGTGGTCGGCATCGTTGAACATAAAGACGCCAGCGAAGAGCAGCGCAAAATCAACGAAATTAACACCGGGATCCTGGTGGCTAATGGCTCTGACCTGAAGCGCTGG
This region of Cedecea lapagei genomic DNA includes:
- a CDS encoding F0F1 ATP synthase subunit epsilon; amino-acid sequence: MAMTYHLDVVSAESQMFSGLVEKIQVTGSEGELGIYPGHAPLLTAIKPGMIRIVKQHGHEEFIYLSGGVLEVQPGNVTVLADTAIRGQDLDEARALEAKRKAEEHMHSSHGDVDYAQASAELAKAIAKLRVIELTKKAM